TCAGGTTTATAACCTTGCAAATCTTTCAAGAAGAAGTTCTTTGTATTTTTCTTTTAATCCGTCTGTCAAAAAGCTTTTGTCTACAAGTTTCAGCATTTCCTGCCTGCGGCTGAAGAAGTTTTCGTATGAATTGTCGCGCGCTTTGTCGTTTATCTGAAGTTTTTTCGCGAAATCGTCAAAATCCTTTTTCTTTAAATTGTTTTTCTTTCCGTTTAGCGTAAGCGCCAGTTCCTCTGTGTCTTCCGGTATCAGCAGCTTTGTTGACAAAAGGTCGTAAGCCGGGGAAAAAACTATCTCGTCATCTTCAGTCCTTAAAAGCGAAAAGTTCTTCAGGTGCATATCGGCATTGCCTGTCAGGAAAGAAAATACTGTAAGTTCAAACAAAGTCAAAAGATCTAATTGGGTGTTTGTGGAATATTTCCGAACTGCTTTTCCTATTCTTTCCATCGAGCTTTTATATTTTCTTTCAGTCAGAGTTTCAGTCAGCTGCGCCATATCTTCCATCTGAAGCTTTTGTCCTTTGATTCTGTCGAACCTTTTGGATATATAGGCCAGTTCCCCGGATTTGATTCGAATAAGGGAATGTTCAGCGGTTTTAATTTTTAAGAGTTCAGAAAGATGCATTGTCAGATCCTCGATCTCAGGCATCTGAGGATATTTCGGCACCGGGGGCTTAAGTATGTAACTTCCCCATAGTCCTACAATAGTGAATCTCTTCCCCTTTTTATTGCCAGCGGCCGACTCGGTATCAACAGAAAGCTTGGGCTGTACTCCGGTTACCGATTCATGCCGGCCTAAGACCTGGAGAGCCATTGCTTCAATATCTTTAAGTCCGAACTCTGCCAGTGGAGGAGTTTTAGATCCAAAAAATTTTCTGCTGCATTTTTCATGAAAATCGCCGGCTTCACCTTCAAGAGGATTGTAGCAGTACAGGCATTTTCTTTCTTCTGTCATCTGTTTTTATGGTTAATTTTCGTTTTATGGAATTATACTGACTGCTCCAATTGTATCTCTGCAGAAAGCAAGCAGCAGTGACATTCTATCTTTTGGATCTAGCTTCCAGTTTTCCCTGGCAATATCCAATAACCAGCCTTCGGGTATGAGGCCGTCGAAAAAGGGGAGCATAAGCGGACTTCTATAAGGCTCCTCTCTTAGTGGAAGGGTCAGACTTACAGGCTTTGCCCCGGGCAGCTTAAGATAACCGGGGGCGTACTGGAAACTGAATCCGTTTTCGTCTTCAGATATTATCCCTGCCAACACGTCCCTTAAATACACTTTCCCGGTCTTAGTCATCTGTTTCCTCATTGGATATTTTGGCCGGAGCGAGCTCGCTTCCGAAAAGCTCCAGAACCTGATTAACTCTGTCCATACGGAGCGTTTTCTTACCCTGCTCCAGATCCCTGACAAACCTTAGTCCTACACCCGCCTTTTTTGCAAGTTCAACCTGTGTAAGGTGGAATTTTTTCCGCTTTTCTCTCACGAAGTTTGATATTAAATTTCTCTTTTTCATCTTGGCTTTATAATTTCTGTCTCAATTTATATCTTTTCGGGTATAATTTCAATATATATTCTTAATAATATACCTTATCGGGTATATTTTACTGTCTGATTGATGAATTATACCATATCGGGTATAATAAGTGTCCGGACATTAATATTATACCCTAAAAGGTATAGAATGCAGATAGGCTGAATGTGTTCTATACAGTCCTCATAAGTATAGTATAATATAGAAAGTATGAGTTCTGGGGCTTTCTGGTGCACTCTGCGGGATTCGAACCCTCCCGACTGGTCAGATATATATATGTAAAGCTACATAAAAGAAGATTCTGCAAAAAAAATCCAGGCAGTTAATGCAGATTTTGAGAAGCCTTTGCTTCCGGGGTTCCCAAAAATTATCCTAAGCAGAAAACTTTGAGAGGATGGGTGTTATGGTCAATTTTTTATTTTTCTTGTCAGATCCTTCCCTGCGGTTTGGCGGGGCAATTGGGATTTCGAGCCGGTTGGTTTAAGCGGTATATTTATAATCTCCGCATCCAGAACGTTTTCTATTTTATCAATTGTTGATATTGTAAAATTATGGTCGCCGCTCAGCCATTTGCTTATTTCCGATTCGCTTTTATGGAGCATTTTTGCCAGGTCGCTTTGCTTAAGTCCCTTATCACTAAGAATCTCATCAATCCTGGCCGCAATCTTCATGGAGCGGCCGATAGATCTTTTAACTTCCCCGGGTACATTATTCAATATTTCTTCAAAAATTTTTCCGCTCATAACTCTTCCTTAAGATGTTTTCAATTTCTTCACTTATAAGTTAAGTATTAATCGAGCATTTTCCAATAACAATTTAGTTTCCCTTAAGGATATTAAATACGGACAAAATAAGCAACTCAGTACCTTTCAGGTTAGAAGGTAAGATGGGGTATGTACCTTGAAGGATTCGAACCATTCCGCCGCAGCGGACTGATTAAGAATCATGAAATGTTTAAAAAGGGTTAAGCGTCCCCCCGCCAACCTGGCCCCGGCCAGGAGCTGCATATTAAGGTCCGATGAATTGTAACGATCGGATGAATTCCCAATTATCCTTGTAAATTATGATGTTTTGTTTCATATCAAAAGAGTTCATCCATATATAACCACTGAATACATTTGTGTAAAGCATTATACAACCTTATGTGTCGTTCCTTCAGAACTCTTGGTGTATGGGGGGGAGGGGAACAAAACTATCCGAATCGTCTGGATCAGGGAACTCAATTTGTTCAAAATCCGCCACGTATTTTAAATAATCTTCGAATAAACGTCGGGTCTGATTTAAAATGATTTAAATATTATAATCCGGCAATAACAGAGGCCAAATAACCTCTGTCATTGCTTGTGAAATTTACCCTTTGCATCATGCCTTTTATTTGCCGGGAGCCCTGTATTTAATACGTTTTTTGGTCGCAGCATCAACTTCTTCCGGTGTAATAAGCGGGATAGTTTTAACACTAACCAGTCCTGAAGAATTCACTGCCATAGCAAATGCTGTTACAGTAGGAACGTCGGGCATATCAGCTACAACGAAAACATCCGTTTCTCCAAATGCGTAGTAAAATGATTCAAGGGTTCCGCCAGCTTCTTTAATAAAATTTTCAATATAGTTCTTCCTGCCCACACCTCCTTCTTTCATAATACCTTGAACTGCTTCAGGTTTTAATGATGCCATTAACATATATTTAGACATACATACCTCCTTCATAAAAAATTGAAAATT
This window of the Ignavibacteria bacterium genome carries:
- a CDS encoding HipA domain-containing protein; this encodes MTEERKCLYCYNPLEGEAGDFHEKCSRKFFGSKTPPLAEFGLKDIEAMALQVLGRHESVTGVQPKLSVDTESAAGNKKGKRFTIVGLWGSYILKPPVPKYPQMPEIEDLTMHLSELLKIKTAEHSLIRIKSGELAYISKRFDRIKGQKLQMEDMAQLTETLTERKYKSSMERIGKAVRKYSTNTQLDLLTLFELTVFSFLTGNADMHLKNFSLLRTEDDEIVFSPAYDLLSTKLLIPEDTEELALTLNGKKNNLKKKDFDDFAKKLQINDKARDNSYENFFSRRQEMLKLVDKSFLTDGLKEKYKELLLERFARL
- a CDS encoding phosphatidylinositol kinase, whose translation is MTKTGKVYLRDVLAGIISEDENGFSFQYAPGYLKLPGAKPVSLTLPLREEPYRSPLMLPFFDGLIPEGWLLDIARENWKLDPKDRMSLLLAFCRDTIGAVSIIP
- a CDS encoding helix-turn-helix transcriptional regulator, encoding MKKRNLISNFVREKRKKFHLTQVELAKKAGVGLRFVRDLEQGKKTLRMDRVNQVLELFGSELAPAKISNEETDD
- a CDS encoding helix-turn-helix transcriptional regulator, which translates into the protein MSGKIFEEILNNVPGEVKRSIGRSMKIAARIDEILSDKGLKQSDLAKMLHKSESEISKWLSGDHNFTISTIDKIENVLDAEIINIPLKPTGSKSQLPRQTAGKDLTRKIKN
- a CDS encoding GYD domain-containing protein is translated as MSKYMLMASLKPEAVQGIMKEGGVGRKNYIENFIKEAGGTLESFYYAFGETDVFVVADMPDVPTVTAFAMAVNSSGLVSVKTIPLITPEEVDAATKKRIKYRAPGK